The DNA region GTGCAGCTTCTTCTGGACCGTCAGCTCCCGCCCCTCCGGAGTCACCTGGAGGTACTCCTGCCGGACGAGGCTGGCGACCGCGGACTCGACGGCCCGTTCCATTCCGCCGGAGAGGAAGGAGACCTCGTAGGGGTGGAGATCGGTGATGCGCGGATCCACCGGCCCGTCCGGCCCGAGCAGGTACTTGCGCAGCAACCTCGCGCCGAGCCAGGCCGAGATCGCCAGCACGGCGTAGAAGGCGAGGAACTCCGGCCCCGGAAGGTCGAAGGGGTTCACAACCGTCCCTCCAACTCATGGGCAACGCGTGCGGCACTGTCCAGGCTGGCGAGCACCCGCTCGATGAGCGGCTCGGGCTCATCCAACTCGGCGGTGCCCGCCTTCAGGGACGGGAGCTGGAGCAGCGCGGAGCCATCCAGCCCGAACGCCGCCGCCGCGGCCTGGAGCACCGCGGCCTCGCCTCCCGTGGGGACGGGGCGGTTGGTGAGGCGCAGCAGCGTCTCCAACTCGACGACGAGGGGCGCGGTGATGCTCACGAGCTGGGCGGACAGGGTGGCCGGTTCCTCCACGAGCGCGATGTAGCGCCGGCGCAGGCGCAGCAGCAGGTTGCGCAGCTCCTGCTCCACGCGCAGCCGGATGTGCTCGGGCGAGACGCGCAGGTCGTGGAACGGGTCCTCCCCGGTGAGCACGAGGTGGTGGCGCTGGATGTCCAGGAAGCGGGTCGGGAACACGTCGGTGGCGTCGGCCACCTCGGAGGGTTTGAGGAGCAGCGGCTCCACCCGCAGGGCCCGCCAGGCCCGCTTGATGGCGGGCGCGATGTCCCGCAGCTTCGGGGCCGAGGTGTCCCGGAGCAGCACCACCAGGTTCACGTCGCTGGTGCCCTTGCGGTAGCCGCCCCGGATCGCGCTCCCGAAGACGATGAGCCCGGCCAGGTTGTCACCGGCGGCGCGGGTCAGCTCCTGTTGGAGCTCCTCCAGGATGGGGCGCAGCTCCTCGGGAAGACGGGGGGCCTCGGTCAGGTCGGGGCGGGTTGCGGTGGAGGGGTTCACTCGGTCTGCTCCAGTCTGATGCCCCGGAGGTTACACCAAGGCTCAAGCGGCACAGGTGAAGTGCACGCCCTCGACCCAGCCGAGCGCCGTCAGAGCGCCGCGAATCTCCTCCCGGATGCCTCGCACGCCCACCGCCGCCACCAGGTGCGTGTCCTCCGGCGGTGTGCCCAGGGACTCCGGTGGATCCACCGGAATCCCGTGGATGCGCGTGCCCACCTTGCGCGGGTGCACGTCGATGAAGCGCTCCACCCGGGCTCCCTCCGCGAGCAGGAAGCGCGTGAGGATGAGCCCTCCCGGACCCGTGCCCCACACCGTCAGCGGCCGCCCGGCCACCTCCGGGCTGCGCGCCAGGTAGTGCGCCTTCACCCAGATGAAGCGCTTGTGCGCGTACCTCGGATCCGTGCGCGTCAGCCGTCCCGTGCTGTCCCTCCACCGCAGCAGCACCTCGGGCAGGTTGTGCATCCGGTGGCCGGATTCGATGAGCTTCAACCAGAGGTGGTAGTCCTCCGGGAAGTCGCCGTGTGCCCAGCCCCCGGCCGCCACCACCGCCTCCCTCCGCAGGCACACCGAGGGGTGACAGATGGGGCTCTCCACGAAGCGCTCGCGGTGGAGCCGCTCGGGGGTGGTGAGGCCGTTGAGCCACGTCGCGTAGTCCCTCATCGAGGGGCTCACCGGCTGATCCTCCCGGAACAGCTCCACGCCCGTGCCCACGCCGCCCAGCCCGGGGTCCGCCTCCAGCGCCGCGACGCTCGCCTCCAGCCGCCGGGGCAGCGCCTCGTCATCCGCGTCCATGCGCGCCACGTAGGGGGAGGTGGCATGCGCCAGCGCGAGGTTGAGCGCGGCGACGAGCCCCCGGCCTCCCCCGTCCAGCACCTCCACCCGGGCGTCCCTCGCCGCCAGCCCCCGCAGCACCTCGCGCGTGCCGTCCGTGGAGCCGTCGTCCACCGCCAGCACCTGGATTTCACGCAACGTGCCTCCGAGGAGGCTCTCCACGGCGCGTGCCACGGTGCGCTCGGCGTTTCGGGCGGGGAGGAGGACGGTGACGACCGGAGGCGGCATCCTGTGTAGACTGCCCCACCCATGGGTGGCGTGAGAAACGGCAAGGACGCCGGTTCACCGGAAACGGCAGATGCGCGTCAGCGCTCGCCCGCTGGCATGCCCCCGTCCAGGGAAGGTGTGGACGTGCCCGATCTCGTGGAGCGGCACCGCCAGAATGCCTCCCGCCTGTTGAACGAGGGGCAGGCGGCGCGGGCCTTCGGAGAGCTGGTGCGGGCCAGCCGCTCCCTGCCCATGACGCCGCGCCTGGCCGCGGTGCTCGTCGCCTTCTCGCTGCGGGCGGGGACCGAGGCCGCCGCCATCGCCCTCCTGTCCTCCTCCCTCGGCAACACCCGGGGGGACACCCGCCGCGCCGTGCGGCTCCAGCTCGCGCGCTTGCTGCGCCGGGTGAACCAGCTCCCTCGCGCCATCGAGGCGCTCCAGGCGCTCGTCGACGAGTCCCCCGGAGACCGCCACGCCCGCCGGCTCCTCGAGGTCATCTTCCGCGGCATCGGTCGGGAGAAGCCGCCTCCCGGCCCCTCCGCTTCCCTGGAAGCGCGGGCATCCAAGCCTCGGGAGGCGCACGCCGCCGAGGATCCGCTCCATCGGAGCGAGACCATCGAGTTCTCCTCGCCCTGGATGGAAGACGAGCACACGGCGGAGGCCTTCGGCCCGCCGGATACGCGGTTCGCGCCTCGCGCTCCCCAGCCCCGGGCCAGGGCCGCCGCGGAGCCTTCCCCCGAGTCGCCGCGCACCGTCCTCGAGATGCCCGCCGTCTGGTCTCAGGACGAGGTGACTTCCGGGGCCGAGCTGCCATTCGGGGTCGCCCTGGCTCCTTCCTCCCCCCCTCGGGACGACTCCGCCGGGGCGGCCTTCAGCCACCGCCGCCTGACCCTCGAGGTCCCCACCGTCCGGCCCGAGGCGGCTCCCGCCAGGACTCCGGTTTCCCGGCTCGAGGCCCCGCTCGTTCCGCCACCCGCCGGGCTCAAGGCCAACGCGCCCGTTCCCTGGAGCGGCGACGAGGACACCGAGCCCTCGCGCCAGCTGGTGCCCCGGCAGGAGGACCCGGAAGAGGCGCGCCAGGAGGCCCAGCTCATCGCGCGCCGGGCGTGGCGCGAGCTGGCGCAGTTCTACCTGGCACGTGCCGATCGGGCGAAGGACCTGGTGGTCCGCACGGACATCCTCACGCGGCTCGCCGAGCTGTTGGAGGACGAGCTGAGGGATCTGGCGGGCGCCGCCCGGGTGTACGGGCAGATCGTCGCCCTCACGGGAGACAAGGCCGCGCTCGCGGAGCAGGTGCGGCTGGTGTCCCAGCGCGAGGACGGCGACGAGTGGGTGGTGCTGCGCGTGCTCGACGAGGCGGTGCAGCGCGCGAGCAACCCCCGGGCCCGTGCCGCGGCCTTCCTGGCTCGCGGCGAGCGGCTGCTGTCCACCGGCGAGGTGGCCCGGGCGCGCGCGGACTTCGAGGCGGCGGCGGCCATCAACCCCGGCTCGCTCCTGGCGCTGATGGGGCTCGCCCGGTGCGCGCCCGAGGCGGACCGGGCCCGTGCCACCGAGCGCCTGCGCGTGGCGCTCGCCGCCGTACCCCGGCGCTCGCCCTACCGGGTGGAGGGCTTGCGGTGCCTCGCCGAGGTTTCCGGAGGGTCCCTCGCCAACGCGAAGCTCGCGTACTGGGCGTGGACGGAGGTGCTCGCGGAGAGCCCCGAGGACGTGCACGCCCAGGACAAGCTCCTGGATCTGTCGCGGCAGCTCGGGGACAAGGCCGGGTTCAGCCGCCTGCTGCGCGCCCGCATCGAACGGGAGCCGCGAGGGCTGGTGGCGCGCAAGGCCCGGCTGGAGTTGGTGTCCACGCTGGAGGCCCTGGGAGAGCGCGAGGCCGCGCTCGCCGAGCTGCGCCAGGCGGTGCGCTTCGAGCCCGGTCACAAGGAGGCCTGGCTGCTGCTCGTGGACCGGCTCATCGCGCTCAAGCAGCACGGCGAGGCCGCGTGGGCCCTGGAGCACGCCGCCACCGCCACCGAGGACGATGAGGAGCGCCTCGGGGCCTGGGCTCGCCTGGCGCGTTTCTGCCGCGAGACGCTCGGGGACGCGGCCCGCGCGCAGGTGTACGCCAACCGGGCGGAGAACCTTCGCAAGGCCATCTCGGAGCGAGCGGCGCCCACGCTGCACCCCGAGCCGCCTCGCAGCGCCGTCCCCAAGCGCGAGTCGAGCGGTCCCCGCACCGGCGTCCTCATTCCTCCGCCCGGCGCGGTGGAGCTCACGCCCACTCCGGCGGCGCCAGCGGCCCCGCCACCCGCCGCCGGGCTGGAGTCGGCGCGCACGGTCCTTGAGATGCCCGCGGTCGGCGCCAGGGTGTCCGAGCCCGCGCCCGCCCCTGCCCCGGCGCTCGAACCTCCCGACGCGCCGGTGCCCGTGGAGAGCACCCGGGTCATCGCCTGGGAGGCGCCTCCCGGGAAGATGGACCCCGTGCGCCGCCGTGCCCGGGGCGAGCATCCCGTCCCCGTGGCGCCTCCCGCGCCCGTGGTGCCTCCCGCTCCGGTGAGCGCCGTCAAGCCCGCACCGGCTCCGGCGCAGGCGGAGGCGCGGCCGGCGGCCATCGAGCGCGTGCGCGAGCGTCCGCTCGAGGCGGCCGCCTACCGGGAGCTCTCGGCCTTCTTCGTGGGCCGGGGCGACACGGCGCGTGGCTCGCTGATGGCGGAAGTGGCCTCGGCGCTCGAGGGCGGCGGGAAGGACGCCGTCCTCCGGCCTCCGCGCCGGACGCTCACCCCCGAGGAGCGCGCGGGCCTGCGCCATCCCGGCCTGCGCAACCCGGCGGGCGAGCTGCTCGCCTCCGTGGGCCTCGCCCTCTGCCGCCTCTTCCCCACCTTCGGACGGGCGGCGGGCTCCAACGAGCCCCTCCGCTCGGACGTGGGTCCCGGAGCACGGGCCGCCCAGGAGGCGCTGCTGTTCGTCTCGCGCATCCTCGATGTGCCGATTCCGGAGGTCTTCCTCTCCGAGGACGAGGGCCCGCCCTTCACGCTCGTCCACCCGGGAGCCCCGCGCCTGTTGGTGGGGCGGAGCGCGGTGCGTCAGGTGTTGCCGGAGCCGGAGCTGCGCTTCTTCGCCGGGCGGGCGCTGTCCTGCCTCGGGCCGGACCTGCTCGCGCTGCGCTGCCTGAAGAAGGACCAGCTGCTGCGCGCGGTGGCCATCCTGGCCTCGGTGCTGCGTGGAGGCTCGGAGCTGGGCCCCGAGACCCGCGTGGTGCGCGATGCACTGCACCCCAGTGCGCGCTCGCGGGCGCTGCTGCTGATGGAGTCGGCCCAGCGGGAGTTCGACGCCTCGGCGCTCGCGGAGGCGGCGCGCCACTCGGCCAACCGCGCGGGGCTGGTGGCCTGCGGAGGCCCGGGGCCGGCGGTGGCCGCGCTGCGGGCCCTCAAGTCCAGCGAGCAGGAGCTGGTGGAGCTGGTGCGCTTCTCCGCCTCGGAGCGCTACCTCCCGCTGCGCGGCTGAGCGTCAGCGGACCTGCACCTTGAAGGTGAGGGCGACGAGCCGTCCCTTCTCGCCGCCGAACTCGTGGTGGTAGGCCAGGTCGAGCCCACCTCCTGGCGTCAGCAGGCCGATGCCCATGCCCAGCTCCGAGGCGCGGGTGAAACCATTCCAGGTGTAGCCGGCGCGGATGGGGAAGCTCTGCCCGATGACGTACTCCACGCCACCGCTGTAGGTGAACGTGGTGCGCTTGTACGTTTCGAAGTCGGCGCGCACGTCGGCGGCGACGGTGAGCAGGCCGGCGAGGACACCGGCATGGGCCGAGTAGTAGCGGGTGAGCTCGGGATTGCCGGTGCCGATGAGGTTGTGACCGGAGACGCCGAGGGCGAAAGCCGGGCTGGGGCGGAAGAGGAGGCCCGCGTCGCCGGTGACGGCGTTGGCCTGCCGGGCTCCGCGCATCAGCAGGTAGCGGGTGGAGACGCCGATGAGGAGGCTGTCGGCGATGGGCAGGGCCATGGACACGGTGTTGATGTGGGCGGTGGTCCGCTGGGGACCCTTGCCGAGGGTGACGAGCTGGTAGGTGACGCCGCCTGCGAGCACGCTGGTGGACGCGTCGGAGATGGACACCATGCCGGCGGCATCCTTGCCGACCCAGTCCCAGGCGCCGGTGAGCTCGATGCGGTAGGTGGGGTAGGCGGCGAGGGCGGCGGGGTTGCCGGTTCCCGACTCGGCGCTCACACCGAGGGCGCGCCAGGCGCCGCCCATGCCGTAGCCGCGCGCGCTCAGGAGGCTGCGCAGGTCCTCGGCGGCGGGATGGCGGTAGAGGGAAGGCGCGGTCTGCTCCTGGGCAAGGGCGGGGGCGGACAGAGCGAGGGCCAGCAGGAGGAGCATCGAACGGTGCCACATGGGGGGCATCCTAACTGCCTTGATGGAGGGGAGGGCCATCACTAGATTCGCCGCCCCATGTCGACCCCATCCACGACGAGAGCTGGCTTGCGCATCCTGTCGGCCACCAAGGCCCTATCCAAGGAGCTGTTCGAGGGGGCAGCCGTGAAGAGGGGGCTGCTGGTGATGGGAGTGCTGGCGTCGCTGAGCGCGGGCGCGTACGTGCTGCCGGGAGGGTCCATCCTGCGGCGGATGATGGGGGAGAGGGAGGAGCTGAACCTGTCCGCGCTGCGGGCGGACGGCTCGTTGAGTTTCTACGGACCTGGGGTGAAGGAGGCGGGGGCGGCGCTGGGGCTGCCGGCGGATCGGCCCGAGCTGCAGGCGGACGGCACGGTGTACCTGAAGGTGCCGGGCCGCTGCCGGTTCGAGGCGAAGGCGCTGGAGGGCAACACGGTGGCGACGGTGGTATCCGGGGGCCGCAAGAGGGTGGAGGGCACGGAGATTCCGGCGCTGACGGAGGCGGTGCAGCAGGTGTGCGCGATATTGGCGGCGCGTGCGGGGTCGGCGGTGGAGGGGCGGGAGGTGGTGGAGACGTACCTGCGCTCGTTGGGAATCGAGCCTCGGACGACGTCCCTGGGCCGCTTTGGAGGCGAGGTGGCGTACGTGCTGGGAGGGCAGGGGGAGGGCAAGCCTCAATTCTGGGTCTACAAGGAGGGCTTCAAGCCGGCACGAGTGCGCTACAAGGACGGGAAGGGGACGGCGTGGGACGTGCGCTTCCTGGACTACAACTCGCCGGCGACGGGCGACGCGGTGCCGAGAACCCTCGAGGTCTGGCGAGGGGGCGAGCGGGTAATGCGTTACACGGTGCTGTCAGGTGACACGAGGGCGAAGCTGGCGGACACGCTCTTCTAGGTAGGTGTACCGAGCATCCCAGGTCGAGCCCGTGTCTACCCCCTCTCCCTCTGGGAGAGGGCTGGGGTGAGGGTCTACGGTCGCAAGGCGGCTGTGCAAGCACTCCAGGCCCCTGGGGCATCCAAGAAGCCCGCGCGACGTTGCAGAAATAAGAGATGCTTCGTCTCCGAACGAGCTGACGGGCGTCATCCGCCCCAGGCCCACGTCGTCTCCTCCGGCCCATGAGGACACACCCATGAGGGACAATCGCTTTCCGAGCACCCAGCCGACCTGGCGTCCGGCCAAGCCCAAGAAGATGGGCAACCCGGTTTCGAAGATGACGCAGGTGGCGGGACGGCGAATTGGAGGAGCGCTGCGAGCGGAGCAGGCGCGTCAGCAGAAGAGGCGCGATACCCGACGCTGAGAAGATCACCGAGCCGCGGGAAGGTGGCATCCTCGGAGAGACAGACGCTGCGAGCGGGGCTCGCGCGGGAGGATCCATGTCCGAGGAAGATCGGCGCAAGTGGAACACGCGCTACGGTGAGCAGGGGGGAATGCTGGAGCCCTCGGGGTTCCTACGCTCGCTGGCGGACCGGCTCCCGAGCAAGGGCCGAGCGCTGGACGTAGCAGGAGGCTCGGGCCATGACGCGCTCTGGCTGGCGAGACATGGCCTGGAGGTCACCCTGGTGGATGTCTCGGACGTGGCGCTCGAGCGGGCGGCGAAGGCCGCGCGCGAGTCGGGGGTGCCGCTCCGGGTGCGGCGGTTGGACCTGGAGGAGGAGCCGCTGCCTTCGGGGCCCTTCGATGTGGTGCTGTGCCTGAACTTCCTCCTCAGGCCGCTGTTCGCCGGGTTCGCGAAGGTGCTGGCGCCGGGCGGGCTGCTCGTCTTCGCACAGCCCACGCGGAGCAACCTTCAGCGGAACGCGCATCCCTCGGCGCGCTTCCTGTTGGAGGACGGCGAGCTGCCGCGGCTGATCCAGGACCTGGAGGTCGTCTCGTATACCGAGGGGTGGACCGGGGAGGGCCGGCACGAGGCGAGGCTGGTGGCGCGTCGCGCGGATTGAAATGGCGCGGCCGTGCCTCCAGGTGAAGGGTTTTCGACGCTCGGTGAACCGGGGGCTTGAACGCGGAGTCGCGGTGTCAACAATGCGCCGCATGACCCCTTCCCAGATGGAGTTTTCCTCGCGCGCGGCCGCCGGGCTGCGCGTTGTCCTCGGCTGCCTGTCGCTCGCGGTGTTCGCCGCCTGTGATGACTCCGGCTCCGAGCAGCCCAAAGCCACGCCCATCACGCAGGCGCGCACCCAGGGCAATGGCACGACGGTGACCGTGGAGGGCTACGTCACGGTGCCTCCCGGGAACTTCAAGTCGGCCCTGGAGAACGAGGGCTTCGCCATCCAGGACAACACCGGAGGCATCTACGTGAAGCTGGCGGAGAAGCTCGACTTCGGGCTGGGCACCCGCGTCCGGGTGACGGGCAAGCTCAACGACGAGGCCAATCTGCGCATCCTCGAGAGCGAGCCCGCCTCCGTCGAGAAGCTGGAGGGCACGCAGCAGGTGACGCCCAAGGAGGTACGCACTGGCGACGTCAATGAATCCACCGAGGGCCTGCTGGTGCGTATCTCCGCGACGGTGACCCGGGCCGCCAATGATGAATTGCCCTACGGCTACGAGCTGTATGTCGACGATGGCTCGGGGGAGGTGCAGGTGTACATCCACGGGTCGGCCGGCTTCGCGCCGGAGACGGTGAACGCCCTGTCCGTGGGTCAGCGCATCGAGGTGACGGGCCTCGCGGCGCAGTACGAGAACACCTACGAGGTGGCGCCCCGGCAGCCCTCGGACCTCGTGGTGAAGTAGCCCCCGGAGTGGTTTCCCGGAGGGCGCCGCCGTAGAAGGGGGACGCCATGTCGCTCCAGAAGATCTCCGTCCTCCGCGAGTCCGCCGGCGAGCGGCTCGACAAGTACCTCTCGGCGCACGTGCCCGGGCTCTCGTTGGAGCGGGCGCGTGTGCTCATCGAGCAGGGCCACGTGCGGATCCGCGGGAAGAAGTGCCAGGCCTCGCGCAAGCTCTGGGGTGGCGAGGAGATTGAAATCAGCCGGCCCCCGCCGCGAGCCCCGGCGAGGCGCTCGGCGGAGGGGCCCGAGCTGCCCGTGCTGCACGATGACGAGGCGCTGGTCATCGTGAACAAGCCGGCGGGCCTGGTGGTGGAGCCCTCGGGGAACGTGCCCTCGGTGGTGGAGCTGCTGGCGGCGAGGCTGCCACCGTTCGACGTGGAGGGACTGGCGCAGCCGGGAGTGGTGCACCGGTTGGACCGCGAGACGAGCGGGTGCCTGGCGCTCGCGCGCACGGACGAGGCGGTGGCGGCGCTCGACCGGGCGTTCCAGGAGAAGCGCGTGGACAAGCGCTACTGGGCGCTCGTGCTGGGAGAGACGCCCGAGAGTGGAAGGCTCGAGGCGCCGTACGGGAGGGATCCGAAGGACCCGAGGCGGTTCACGACGAAGGTGCGCTCGGCGCGGCGAGCGGCGCTCTCGTACGAGGTGCGCGAGCGGCTGAAGGGGGCGACGCTGGTGGAGGTGAAGCTGGAGACGGGGCGCACGCACCAGATCCGCGTGCAGATGGCGGAGGCGGGACACCCGGTGCTCGCGGACTCCGTGTATGGCCCCGAGGAGGCGCGAGCGCATCCGGCGGCGAAGGCGCTGGGACGCCACGCGCTGCACGCGCTCCGGCTGTCGCTGCCGAGCCCCCTCACGGGCGGGCCGGTGAGCGTCGAGGCGCCGCTGCCCGAGGATTTCCAGCGGGCCCTGGCGATGCTTCGGGGTTGAGGTCCGGGGACGGCGGGAACCGTGTGCTATCGGGCACCGTCCGGCACCCGACGAACAGATGACTCTGGGGGTCGTGTATTCGGGAGCCCACCATCTGGGAGGGGCCCGTAAACGTCCGGAATGACTGGGGCCCGTAGCCGTCCTCCGTGAGGGGATGGGGAGGGGTCCATCGTGGGGGATGCCCCCGGGGATGTCAGACCCTTGGGGTAGTTTGCGTCCTTGCTGCTGAACCGGAACCGACGCGCCATCGGCGTGAAGGAGTGTGTCAGCCGCAAGGGGGTTTCATGCGAACGAAGCTGTGCGTGCTGGGGGCGGTGTTGGGGACGGCGTCGGTGCTGCCGGTGGTGTGCATGCCGGTGGAGGCTCCGACACAAGAGCGGAAGCAGGAGGAGCAGCGGGGCGGCGTTTCAAGGCAGGCGGGACGGCCGTTCGACGGGCACGGGTCCGAGCGGCTCTCGCCGGTCGAGGTTCCGGTGGTCCCGGCGAGCCGCATGTCGGACGAGCCGAAGCACCCGTGCGAGCTCGTCACCGTGATGCAGGTGCCGTGCGACCCCACGGCGGCCACCTGCGAGTACACCTATTGGGAGTGCCCGCGGAACGTGAAGCCGCTGAGGGCATGACGGAGTGACAGAGCGGCCCGTGCGCGGGCCGCCTCGGCGCGGCGGGTCGGGCTCTTCGGAGCCTGGCTCGCCGCGCTGCCG from Archangium lipolyticum includes:
- a CDS encoding nucleotidyltransferase domain-containing protein, with protein sequence MNPSTATRPDLTEAPRLPEELRPILEELQQELTRAAGDNLAGLIVFGSAIRGGYRKGTSDVNLVVLLRDTSAPKLRDIAPAIKRAWRALRVEPLLLKPSEVADATDVFPTRFLDIQRHHLVLTGEDPFHDLRVSPEHIRLRVEQELRNLLLRLRRRYIALVEEPATLSAQLVSITAPLVVELETLLRLTNRPVPTGGEAAVLQAAAAAFGLDGSALLQLPSLKAGTAELDEPEPLIERVLASLDSAARVAHELEGRL
- a CDS encoding glycosyltransferase, with translation MPPPVVTVLLPARNAERTVARAVESLLGGTLREIQVLAVDDGSTDGTREVLRGLAARDARVEVLDGGGRGLVAALNLALAHATSPYVARMDADDEALPRRLEASVAALEADPGLGGVGTGVELFREDQPVSPSMRDYATWLNGLTTPERLHRERFVESPICHPSVCLRREAVVAAGGWAHGDFPEDYHLWLKLIESGHRMHNLPEVLLRWRDSTGRLTRTDPRYAHKRFIWVKAHYLARSPEVAGRPLTVWGTGPGGLILTRFLLAEGARVERFIDVHPRKVGTRIHGIPVDPPESLGTPPEDTHLVAAVGVRGIREEIRGALTALGWVEGVHFTCAA
- a CDS encoding PorV/PorQ family protein, with the protein product MWHRSMLLLLALALSAPALAQEQTAPSLYRHPAAEDLRSLLSARGYGMGGAWRALGVSAESGTGNPAALAAYPTYRIELTGAWDWVGKDAAGMVSISDASTSVLAGGVTYQLVTLGKGPQRTTAHINTVSMALPIADSLLIGVSTRYLLMRGARQANAVTGDAGLLFRPSPAFALGVSGHNLIGTGNPELTRYYSAHAGVLAGLLTVAADVRADFETYKRTTFTYSGGVEYVIGQSFPIRAGYTWNGFTRASELGMGIGLLTPGGGLDLAYHHEFGGEKGRLVALTFKVQVR
- a CDS encoding class I SAM-dependent methyltransferase, with amino-acid sequence MSEEDRRKWNTRYGEQGGMLEPSGFLRSLADRLPSKGRALDVAGGSGHDALWLARHGLEVTLVDVSDVALERAAKAARESGVPLRVRRLDLEEEPLPSGPFDVVLCLNFLLRPLFAGFAKVLAPGGLLVFAQPTRSNLQRNAHPSARFLLEDGELPRLIQDLEVVSYTEGWTGEGRHEARLVARRAD
- a CDS encoding DUF5689 domain-containing protein — protein: MTPSQMEFSSRAAAGLRVVLGCLSLAVFAACDDSGSEQPKATPITQARTQGNGTTVTVEGYVTVPPGNFKSALENEGFAIQDNTGGIYVKLAEKLDFGLGTRVRVTGKLNDEANLRILESEPASVEKLEGTQQVTPKEVRTGDVNESTEGLLVRISATVTRAANDELPYGYELYVDDGSGEVQVYIHGSAGFAPETVNALSVGQRIEVTGLAAQYENTYEVAPRQPSDLVVK
- a CDS encoding RluA family pseudouridine synthase, giving the protein MSLQKISVLRESAGERLDKYLSAHVPGLSLERARVLIEQGHVRIRGKKCQASRKLWGGEEIEISRPPPRAPARRSAEGPELPVLHDDEALVIVNKPAGLVVEPSGNVPSVVELLAARLPPFDVEGLAQPGVVHRLDRETSGCLALARTDEAVAALDRAFQEKRVDKRYWALVLGETPESGRLEAPYGRDPKDPRRFTTKVRSARRAALSYEVRERLKGATLVEVKLETGRTHQIRVQMAEAGHPVLADSVYGPEEARAHPAAKALGRHALHALRLSLPSPLTGGPVSVEAPLPEDFQRALAMLRG